A genomic window from Dioscorea cayenensis subsp. rotundata cultivar TDr96_F1 unplaced genomic scaffold, TDr96_F1_v2_PseudoChromosome.rev07_lg8_w22 25.fasta BLBR01000820.1, whole genome shotgun sequence includes:
- the LOC120255073 gene encoding transcription factor MYB114-like, translating to MEKCLAKDGKPLALRRGAWSEEEDSRLRRCLEKYGAIKWCDVPSKAGLNRCRKSCRLRWLNYLSPSIKRGRFEDDEEDLIVRLHKLLGNRWSLIAGRLPGRTANDIKNHWNTHLSKKSIAKEKLWNPKTIAKGTPSIKPREKKGEFKIIKPQPWTIPVNWSWLKDQPVHRGHLQDKSGINSTDLQPSSGNNNVSREESKTILPEKLDNIFLGIDDMTFGEAQTNFEVGYIGGIGDEQFFQQEDAEWAAFLLDMDL from the exons ATGGAGAAGTGTTTGGCCAAAGATGGAAAACCGTTAGCCCTTCGTAGAGGAGCATGGAGTGAGGAAGAGGATTCACGGCTGAGGAGATGCTTGGAGAAGTATGGTGCAATAAAATGGTGCGACGTGCCCTCTAAAGCAG GTCTGAATCGATGTCGGAAGAGCTGTAGGCTTAGGTGGCTGAACTATCTCAGTCCAAGCATCAAGAGAGGGAGgtttgaagatgatgaggaggaCCTTATCGTTAGGCTCCATAAGCTCCTTGGCAATAG GTGGTCACTAATTGCAGGAAGACTCCCAGGAAGGACAGCCAATGATATCAAGAATCACTGGAACACTCATTTAAGCAAAAAGAGTATCGCCAAAGAGAAGTTATGGAACCCTAAAACTATTGCTAAGGGTACCCCCAGTATAAAGCCAAGGGAGAAAAAAGGAGAATTTAAGATCATCAAGCCACAACCTTGGACCATTCCAGTGAACTGGAGCTGGTTGAAGGATCAACCAGTGCACCGAGGACATTTGCAAGACAAATCTGGAATTAATAGTACAGACCTACAACCGTCATCAGGGAACAATAATGTCTCAAGGGAAGAGAGTAAAACAATCCTCCCTGAGAAGCTTGATAACATCTTCTTGGGCATTGATGATATGACATTTGGGGAAGCGCAGACCAACTTTGAGGTTGGGTATATTGGAGGAATTGGAGATGAACAGTTCTTTCAGCAAGAAGATGCAGAATGGGCTGCCTTTCTTCTGGACATGGATCTCTAG